Proteins encoded within one genomic window of Rhododendron vialii isolate Sample 1 chromosome 1a, ASM3025357v1:
- the LOC131324536 gene encoding protein argonaute 4B-like isoform X1: MMAFLREALLEFYVSSGKRKPDQIIIFRDGGSESQFNQVLNIELDQIIEACKCLDEKWSPKFVVIVAQKNHHTKFFQPGSPDNVPPGTVIDNKVCHPRGNDFYLCAHAGMIVSITIDLRHLVLVFFSLPENRLRFKLDW, from the exons ATGATGGCATTTCTTAG GGAGGCTTTACTGGAGTTTTACGTGAGTTCAGGCAAAAGGAAGCCTGATCAAATTATTATATTCAG GGATGGAGGCAGCGAGTCGCAGTTCAATCAAGTTCTAAACATTGAACTGGATCAAATTATTGAG GCCTGCAAGTGTCTGGATGAGAAATGGTCACCGAAGTTTGTGGTGATTGTTGcacaaaaaaatcatcatacaAAGTTTTTCCAACCTGGATCGCCCGATAATGTCCCACCTG GTACGGTAATTGACAACAAAGTATGTCATCCCCGGGGCAATGATTTTTACCTATGTGCACATGCTGGAATGATTGTGAGTATTACCATAGACTTGCGgcatttagttttagtttttttttcccttcctgaAAATAGACTTCGATTCAAACTTGACTGGTAG
- the LOC131324536 gene encoding protein argonaute 4B-like isoform X2, which produces MMAFLREALLEFYVSSGKRKPDQIIIFRDGGSESQFNQVLNIELDQIIEACKCLDEKWSPKFVVIVAQKNHHTKFFQPGSPDNVPPGTVIDNKVCHPRGNDFYLCAHAGMILLRYVTLTWRPLRWEL; this is translated from the exons ATGATGGCATTTCTTAG GGAGGCTTTACTGGAGTTTTACGTGAGTTCAGGCAAAAGGAAGCCTGATCAAATTATTATATTCAG GGATGGAGGCAGCGAGTCGCAGTTCAATCAAGTTCTAAACATTGAACTGGATCAAATTATTGAG GCCTGCAAGTGTCTGGATGAGAAATGGTCACCGAAGTTTGTGGTGATTGTTGcacaaaaaaatcatcatacaAAGTTTTTCCAACCTGGATCGCCCGATAATGTCCCACCTG GTACGGTAATTGACAACAAAGTATGTCATCCCCGGGGCAATGATTTTTACCTATGTGCACATGCTGGAATGATT TTGCTCAGATATGTTACGCTCACTTGGCGGCCTCTCAGGTGGGAACTCTAA